TGGACCCTTCTCGGAAGCACCGTGGTTCGTCTCCCCTTCATTGTGGAGACGAGCCTCGGGCACGAGATCGCCCATTCCTGGTGGGGCACCGGCGTCCGGGTCGATTATTCCGGAGGGAACTGGTCGGAAGGACTGACGACCTATGTGGCCGATCATCTGTACAAGGAGCGTTCTTCGGCCAAGGAGGGGCGCGAGTACCGGCAGAAGATACTGCGCGATTACGCCGCCCTGGTCTCATCGGCCGACGACTTCCCGCTTTCCGCTTTCACGGGCCGATCAAGCGCCTCAGACCAGGCGGTCGGATACGGCAAGGCGGCGATGGTCTTTCACATGCTCCGCAGGCAGGTCGGAGATGAAAACTTCTGGACCGGGCTGCGCAAGGCGGCTCAGGAGAACATGTTCCGGGAGGTATCCTGGAGCGAGCTGATCGATGCCGTCGGTGATTCGGCGGGACAGGACCTCTCCGGATTTTCCCGCCAGTGGGTGCAGCGCGAAGGCGCCCCGGTTCTGCGCCTGGAAGAGGTGAAGTCTCGGCGCAGCGGAGATCAATGGGTGGTCACAGGGCGTCTGCGGCAGGAGAAGCCGTTCTTCCGACTCTCTGTGCCGCTGCGCCTTGAAATGGAGGATGATTCCGAGGAATCATCGGTCGATCTGCACGGGGAGTCCTCCCCTTTTAATATTACGGCAGAGGCAGAGCCCCGCCGCCTGACCGCCGATCCCGGGGTCGATCTCTTTCGTCGGCTCGATCTGGCGGAGATCCCGCCGACGGTGAACGGCATCCGCGGCTCGAAGAACCTCCTTGTGGTGGTGTCCCGGGCCATTTCGAAGGAGACAGCGACCGCCGCCGCAACCCTGCTGGAGGCCATGCGGCAGAAAGGGGCTCGCCTGGTTCCGGAGAAGAAGGTCCGAAAGATCGATCTGACCGGCCATGACCTTCTCTTCCTCGGTTTCCCCGCCGATCCGGAGCTGCTGCCGCCCTTGCCGGAGACACTGAGGTGTACCGGGGAGGCCTGCACGGTCATGGACGAGCGATTCTCCGGCCCCGGGACAGCCCTCTTCGCCGCCTTCGCCCACCCCGCGGGCCCGGACCGGGCGGCGGCGGTCTTCGCTCCCTTTTCCGCCGAAGCCGCGCATGCGGCGGTCCGGAAGATCCCCCATTACGGCAAGTACAGCTATCTCGTCTTCGATTCAGGGAAAAATCGACTCAAGGGGATCTGGCCCGCCGACGAATCCCCCCTCATTCATCATTTTGCGAAAGAGAGATGAAACCATGAAGCGCATTCGGATTGTCTCCTTCACCATATTGCTGATCGTCGGACTCCATCTGTGGAACACCGCCCCCGCCGACGCCCATATCCTGGCTGTTGCCGATGGGAAAGTCGTCTCTCTCGAAGAAGTGATCGATGACCTGAAGGGGGTCCGTCTGGTTTTCATGGGAGAACTCCATGACCATCCGGGCCACCACATGGCTCAACTGCAGGTTATCCGAGCGCTCCACGACGCGGGAGTTCCCGTAGCCATCGGGCTGGAGATGTTCCGAACCGACAGCCAGAAGGCGCTTGATATGTGGGTGGAGGGCAGGATCTCTGAGAGGAGATTTTTAAGGACATATTTCGACAACTGGAGCATGTGGCCCGAGTACCGGGAGATCTTTCATGAAGCGAGGGGAAGGAAGATCCCCATGGTGGGGCTGAACATTTCCCGGAAGATCACCCAGCAGGTCGCCCGCAGCGGATTCGCATCCCTCTCGCCGAAGGAGGTGGGACAGCTGCCGGGGAAGGTGCGCTGCGATGTCGACCAGGAATACAAAGAGTACATACGCCGGGTTCTCGGCGGCCACGCACACAACAACTCCACCTTCGACAACTTCTGCGAGGCGCAACTGCTCTGGGACACGGTCATGGCTGACGCCCTGC
This is a stretch of genomic DNA from Desulfuromonas sp. TF. It encodes these proteins:
- a CDS encoding M1 family metallopeptidase — protein: MKNLLAPILFSLILLLPWQGPPLPCALGDTGPAILRHDLHAILIPGEKTLQVTDTLTLAPAGESRIVLFLAAASRIERVLIEGQPASYRFSGDRLTINLPHPTPEEAALLVEYRAVFDDVVPDQPLHSEDPTYGVAAAITPRGTFLSGSAGWYPHIPGCTARYRVRLEAPRGMEGVTSGRLLERGEEDGRSFSVWETSSPLPSLTLAAGPYQVSREMAGNIPVYTFFSHENSALAATYLNAAKEYLELYRDLFGPYPYEKFAVVENFFPTGYGFPSWTLLGSTVVRLPFIVETSLGHEIAHSWWGTGVRVDYSGGNWSEGLTTYVADHLYKERSSAKEGREYRQKILRDYAALVSSADDFPLSAFTGRSSASDQAVGYGKAAMVFHMLRRQVGDENFWTGLRKAAQENMFREVSWSELIDAVGDSAGQDLSGFSRQWVQREGAPVLRLEEVKSRRSGDQWVVTGRLRQEKPFFRLSVPLRLEMEDDSEESSVDLHGESSPFNITAEAEPRRLTADPGVDLFRRLDLAEIPPTVNGIRGSKNLLVVVSRAISKETATAAATLLEAMRQKGARLVPEKKVRKIDLTGHDLLFLGFPADPELLPPLPETLRCTGEACTVMDERFSGPGTALFAAFAHPAGPDRAAAVFAPFSAEAAHAAVRKIPHYGKYSYLVFDSGKNRLKGIWPADESPLIHHFAKER
- a CDS encoding ChaN family lipoprotein yields the protein MKRIRIVSFTILLIVGLHLWNTAPADAHILAVADGKVVSLEEVIDDLKGVRLVFMGELHDHPGHHMAQLQVIRALHDAGVPVAIGLEMFRTDSQKALDMWVEGRISERRFLRTYFDNWSMWPEYREIFHEARGRKIPMVGLNISRKITQQVARSGFASLSPKEVGQLPGKVRCDVDQEYKEYIRRVLGGHAHNNSTFDNFCEAQLLWDTVMADALLGFLATHPEHTVVVLTGSGHAWKYGIPEQIRREAEVPYRVLLPEIPGRVEAGSITAAETDYLMLGLEEAPLH